From one Plantibacter flavus genomic stretch:
- a CDS encoding Fic family protein, translating to MTTAVAYEQRPWQSRIAPDALPKRQRLLLAQPYDAAVPPPIADLDIRLSDDLVELLGEAQERIIRFDSEVGHITAPFSSILLRSESASSSQIENLTSSAKAIAEAELDERDTGNAPLIVANVRALEAALAASEELSNTTIVAMQEQLLGTSAPEITGRYRDEQVWIGGGNYSPHEADFVPPHHERVPAAMDDFIAYSLRPAPLPLAAIAVAHAQFETIHPFPDGNGRTGRALVQAALRRVGLTSGVTVPISAGFLQQRDDYFAALTNYRQGDVEPIVRVFADGAFLAIANGRTLVEEIETIRTAWQEALRDVRADSAAHRITALAMEHPVMNSRLVREHLDASDRTVFNTLDTLVDRGILTVGSSRQRNRLWTAPPVLAALDGFAARSMRRG from the coding sequence ATGACGACAGCCGTCGCGTATGAGCAGCGGCCCTGGCAGTCGCGCATCGCCCCCGACGCGTTGCCGAAGCGCCAGCGACTACTCCTCGCACAGCCATACGACGCCGCGGTCCCGCCACCGATCGCCGATCTCGACATCCGTCTGTCGGACGATCTCGTGGAGCTGCTGGGCGAAGCGCAGGAACGGATCATCCGTTTCGACAGCGAGGTCGGTCACATCACCGCACCCTTCTCGTCGATCCTGCTGCGGAGCGAATCGGCGTCGAGCTCGCAGATCGAGAACCTGACGAGCAGCGCGAAGGCGATCGCCGAGGCCGAGTTGGATGAGCGCGACACCGGGAACGCGCCGCTCATCGTCGCCAATGTCCGAGCTCTCGAGGCGGCACTCGCGGCATCGGAAGAGCTCTCCAACACGACGATCGTCGCCATGCAGGAGCAGCTTCTCGGCACATCGGCACCGGAGATCACCGGCCGGTATCGCGACGAACAGGTCTGGATCGGGGGCGGCAACTACAGCCCGCACGAGGCCGATTTCGTCCCGCCGCACCACGAGCGTGTACCGGCAGCGATGGACGACTTCATCGCCTACTCCCTCCGACCGGCACCCCTCCCGCTCGCTGCGATCGCCGTCGCTCACGCGCAATTCGAGACCATCCACCCGTTCCCCGACGGCAATGGGCGCACCGGTCGAGCGCTGGTGCAGGCCGCTCTCCGGCGAGTCGGGCTGACCAGCGGGGTCACTGTGCCCATCTCAGCCGGCTTCCTGCAGCAGCGTGACGACTACTTCGCTGCACTCACCAACTATCGGCAGGGCGACGTCGAGCCGATCGTCCGCGTGTTCGCCGATGGTGCGTTCCTCGCGATCGCCAACGGCCGGACGCTGGTGGAGGAGATCGAGACCATCCGGACGGCATGGCAGGAGGCCTTGCGCGACGTCCGCGCCGATTCGGCCGCGCATCGCATCACGGCACTGGCAATGGAACATCCGGTGATGAACAGTCGGCTCGTGCGCGAACATCTCGACGCCTCAGATCGCACGGTCTTCAACACCCTCGACACCCTCGTCGACCGTGGCATCCTCACGGTCGGCTCGTCGCGACAGCGGAACCGTCTCTGGACTGCGCCTCCCGTGCTGGCAGCGCTCGACGGGTTCGCTGCGCGCAGCATGCGACGCGGTTGA
- a CDS encoding glycine C-acetyltransferase translates to MYGIIKNQLRAQLDAIEADDLTKREFAITSRQGSHVTIDGREVRNFCANNYLGLANEPSIVDAAKLALDEWGYGLASVRFICGTQQIHRDLEQELSAFLGTEDTILFSSCFDANGAVFGALFGEHDAIISDALNHASLIDGIRLSKARRLRYRNRNMADLEQQLMNAADARRTVIVTDGVFSMDGFYAPLDEICDLADRYGALVLVDDSHAVGFVGPGGRGTPELFGVQDRVDILTGTLGKALGGASGGYVSAKQEIVDVLRQSGRPYLFSNSLAPSLVAGARRAVELAAEGDELREGLFRKADLFRARMTGEGFRLLEGSHPIIPVMFDDEQQAVQVAARMLEQGIYVIPFSFPVVPRGEARIRVQISAAHSEQDIEDCVAAFVAARG, encoded by the coding sequence ATGTACGGCATCATCAAGAACCAACTGCGCGCCCAGCTCGACGCCATCGAGGCCGACGACCTCACGAAGCGGGAGTTCGCGATCACGTCCCGCCAGGGCAGCCATGTGACGATCGACGGCCGCGAGGTGCGGAACTTCTGCGCCAACAACTACCTCGGCCTCGCCAACGAGCCGTCGATCGTCGATGCGGCGAAGCTGGCGCTCGACGAGTGGGGCTACGGGCTCGCGAGCGTCCGCTTCATCTGCGGCACCCAGCAGATCCACCGCGACCTCGAGCAGGAGTTGAGCGCCTTCCTCGGCACGGAGGACACCATCCTGTTCTCCTCCTGCTTCGACGCGAACGGAGCGGTCTTCGGGGCGCTGTTCGGTGAACACGACGCGATCATCTCCGATGCGCTCAACCACGCGTCGCTCATCGACGGCATCCGTCTGAGCAAGGCCCGACGCTTGCGCTATCGCAACCGCAACATGGCCGACCTCGAGCAGCAGCTCATGAACGCCGCCGACGCGCGTCGCACCGTCATCGTCACCGACGGCGTGTTCTCGATGGACGGCTTCTACGCGCCCTTGGACGAGATCTGCGACCTCGCCGACCGCTACGGCGCGCTGGTCCTCGTCGACGACTCGCACGCCGTCGGCTTCGTCGGCCCGGGTGGTCGCGGAACGCCTGAACTGTTCGGCGTACAGGACCGGGTCGACATCCTCACCGGCACCTTGGGCAAGGCGCTCGGTGGTGCGTCGGGCGGGTATGTGAGCGCGAAGCAGGAGATCGTCGACGTGCTGCGGCAGTCGGGCCGGCCGTACCTGTTCTCGAACAGCCTGGCGCCGTCGCTGGTCGCCGGGGCACGTCGAGCCGTGGAGCTCGCGGCGGAGGGTGACGAGCTGCGCGAGGGACTGTTCCGCAAGGCGGACCTGTTCCGTGCCCGCATGACCGGGGAGGGCTTCCGGCTGCTGGAAGGCTCGCACCCGATCATCCCGGTGATGTTCGACGACGAGCAGCAGGCGGTCCAGGTCGCGGCACGGATGCTGGAGCAGGGCATCTACGTGATCCCGTTCAGCTTCCCGGTGGTGCCCCGCGGCGAGGCCCGCATCCGCGTGCAGATCAGTGCCGCGCACAGCGAGCAGGACATCGAGGACTGCGTCGCCGCGTTCGTTGCGGCGCGGGGGTAG
- the tdh gene encoding L-threonine 3-dehydrogenase, with protein MLALWKRPDTAGFELVERAMPAMGSDDVLIRVHRTGICGTDLHIESWDPWAAGAVDAPLVPGHEFSGEVVEVGSRVEGIPVGAAVSGEGHLVCGTCRNCRSGRRHLCRHTRGLGVNLDGAFAEYVVLPATNVWVHGDQVTPDLGALFDPLGNAVHTALSFPILGEDVLITGCGPIGLMAIAVCRVAGARNIVATDVVADRLEKALAVGADRVVDVSKERVADAQAELGMLEGFDIGLEMSGQAAAASELIENLNTGGKVALLGLPSTNIEIDWTKVITRMITIKGIYGREMFDTWHHASAMVDHSPELRKALESLVTARFPLASWQDAFDTARGGAAGKVLIDWTDTRDVVITGVVDEQAPVTANAATAA; from the coding sequence TTGCTCGCCCTCTGGAAACGACCCGACACCGCCGGTTTCGAACTCGTCGAGCGCGCGATGCCGGCCATGGGCTCCGACGACGTCCTCATCCGCGTCCACCGCACCGGCATCTGCGGCACCGACCTCCACATCGAGTCGTGGGACCCGTGGGCGGCCGGCGCTGTCGACGCCCCGCTCGTCCCCGGCCACGAGTTCTCCGGCGAAGTCGTCGAGGTCGGCAGCCGCGTCGAGGGGATCCCGGTCGGCGCAGCGGTCTCCGGCGAGGGGCACCTCGTCTGCGGAACGTGCCGCAACTGCCGCTCCGGCCGCCGCCACCTCTGCCGTCACACCCGCGGCCTCGGCGTCAACCTCGACGGCGCCTTCGCCGAGTACGTCGTCCTGCCGGCCACCAACGTCTGGGTTCACGGCGACCAGGTCACCCCCGACCTCGGTGCCCTCTTCGACCCCCTCGGCAACGCCGTCCACACGGCCCTCAGCTTCCCGATCCTCGGTGAGGACGTCCTCATCACCGGCTGCGGCCCCATCGGTCTCATGGCCATCGCCGTCTGCCGGGTCGCCGGGGCGCGCAACATCGTCGCGACCGACGTCGTCGCCGACCGCCTCGAGAAGGCGCTCGCCGTGGGCGCCGACCGCGTGGTCGACGTCTCGAAGGAGCGGGTCGCCGACGCCCAGGCCGAGCTCGGCATGCTCGAGGGCTTCGACATCGGCCTCGAGATGTCCGGACAGGCCGCCGCCGCGAGCGAGCTCATCGAGAACCTCAACACCGGCGGCAAGGTCGCGCTCCTCGGTCTCCCCTCGACCAACATCGAGATCGATTGGACCAAGGTCATCACCCGCATGATCACCATCAAGGGCATCTACGGCCGCGAGATGTTCGACACCTGGCACCACGCGAGCGCCATGGTCGACCACAGCCCAGAGCTCCGAAAAGCCCTCGAATCACTTGTCACCGCCCGCTTCCCGCTCGCCTCCTGGCAGGACGCCTTCGACACCGCGCGCGGGGGAGCGGCCGGCAAGGTGCTCATCGACTGGACCGACACCCGCGACGTCGTCATCACCGGCGTCGTCGACGAACAGGCACCGGTCACCGCCAACGCCGCGACCGCCGCCTGA